Proteins found in one Methylobacterium sp. CB376 genomic segment:
- a CDS encoding alkylphosphonate utilization protein, with translation MGDDDYVYDEATGEWRPAAEVAAAAAAAARVEVRDASGTLLADGDSVTLIKDLKVKGANQVLKQGTVIRSIRLTDDPEEIDCRHDTIKGLVLRTEFVRKR, from the coding sequence ATGGGCGACGACGATTACGTCTACGACGAGGCGACCGGCGAGTGGCGCCCGGCCGCGGAGGTCGCGGCCGCGGCGGCCGCCGCGGCGCGGGTGGAGGTGCGCGACGCCTCCGGCACCCTGCTGGCGGACGGCGATTCCGTCACCCTGATCAAGGACCTCAAGGTCAAGGGCGCCAACCAGGTTCTCAAGCAGGGCACGGTGATCCGCTCGATCCGGCTGACCGACGACCCCGAGGAGATCGACTGCCGCCACGACACGATCAAGGGCCTCGTGCTGCGCACCGAATTCGTGCGCAAGCGCTGA